From Coffea arabica cultivar ET-39 chromosome 2e, Coffea Arabica ET-39 HiFi, whole genome shotgun sequence, the proteins below share one genomic window:
- the LOC113728911 gene encoding uncharacterized protein has protein sequence MACLNMFNNDQQGLHAAMGPRISFSNDFADTQQPTKHDHSYREAPVSSDFEFSVSGYNMISADEVFFKGKIVPTKTTLRDELLVEDDDMDVSSPRLHKGMSRWKERLGLKRSSIHHLRRKSADRTVSDQVLERIDETTSTTLAFHENMFAANLKGACWQILDGIL, from the exons ATGGCATGCTTAAACATGTTCAACAATGACCAACAAGGTCTCCACGCTGCAATGGGCCCAAGAATCTCCTTCTCTAATGACTTTGCCGACACCCAACAACCCACCAAGCACGATCACAGCTATAGAGAAGCACCAGTTTCCTCAGATTTCGAGTTTTCGGTGTCTGGTTACAACATGATTTCTGCGGATGAGGTCTTcttcaagggcaaaattgtacCCACCAAGACCACTCTCAGAGATGAACTCCTTGTGGAGGATGACGACATGGATGTGTCGTCACCGCGACTACACAAGGGTATGAGCCGATGGAAAGAGCGTTTAGGCCTCAAGAGATCTAGCATCCATCATCTACGTAGGAAATCTGCTGATAGGACTGTTTCTGATCAAGTCCTTGAAAGAATTGATGAGACGACCTCCACAACTTTGGCATTCCACGAGAATATGTTTGCTGCTAACCTCAAGG GTGCTTGCTGGCAGATCTTGGATGGAATACTTTAA